The genomic DNA AGCCGTTGTGCTCCTGCTGCCAAACGTGGCTGGACAAGAGGTAGTTCAGCGAGGCGACCGGTCGCCGCCAGGGCAGCTTGCGGCAAGCGTCCAGCCATTTCGCATGCTGGTTGAACATGGAGTCGACGATGTGCGTGAAAGCCTCGTAACAGGAGAACAAGCCGTGGCGGCCAGTCAGGAGATAACCTTCCAGCCAACCCTGACAGGTATGCTCGGATAGGATCTCCAGAACCCTGCCTTCCCTGCCGAGGTGAACATCCTCGGGCAGGATCTCTTCCATCCAGGCACGCTCCGTCACCTCGAAGACATCCTGCAGCCGGTTAGAAGCCGTTTCGTCGGGGCCGACGATGCGGAAGTTGTTCGAGCTTTGATTCAACGCCATGACGTCGCGCAGGAAGTTGCCCATGACACGGGTCGATTCTGCCTTGACGTCTCCGGGGCGGGAGAGCGGGACCGCATGCTCATCCAAGCCAGGCAGTTCAAGGGAGCGGCGAAGCAGACCGCCATTGGCATGCGGGTTGGCGCCCATGCGCATGGCGCCTTGCGGCGCGGTGGCGCCGATCGCGGGCACCAGTACGCCCGCGGCATCGAAGAGTTCTTCAGGCCGGTAGCTCTTCAGCCAATCCTCGAGCATCTTCAGATGCGCAGGGTTTTCGGCGAGGCCGGAGAGTGGAACCTGGTGCGCGCGCCAAAACCCTTCGGTCTTCAGTCCATCGACCTCCTTGGGGCCTGTCCAGCCCTTTGGGCTTCGCAGCACGATCATCGGCCATTTCGGACGGGGCTGCGCGGTCGCCGCGCCGCTGCGCGCCGCCTGCTGGATCGCCTTGATGCTATCCAGCGCATCGTCGAGCACGACGGCCATGCGCTCGTGCATCCAGGCCGGATCGTCGCCTTCGACGAACAGCGGCTCGTAGCCATAGCCGACGAACAGCGCGCGCAATTCCTCCTCAGGGATGCGGGCGAGAATGGTGGGATTGGCGATCTTGTAGCCGTTGAGGTGGAGGATCGGCAGCACCGCCCCGTCACGCGCCGGGTTGAGGAACTTGTTGGAATGCCAGGACGTGGCCAGCGGCCCGGTTTCCGCCTCGCCGTCGCCAACGACGCAAGCGACGATCAAACCCGGGTTATCGAAGGCGGCGCCATAGGCATGCGAGAGCGCGTAGCCGAGCTCGCCACCTTCATGGATCGATCCGGGCACATCCGGCGCCGCGTGGCTTGGGATGCCGCCGGGAAAGGAGAACTGCCGGAAGAGCTTCTTCATTCCGGCCTCGTCCAACTGGATATCGGGATTGATCTCGCTGTAGGTGCCCTCGAGGTAGGTGT from Mesorhizobium sp. M1E.F.Ca.ET.045.02.1.1 includes the following:
- a CDS encoding phosphoketolase family protein; the encoded protein is MTERPSTNRLSAQELHDIDAYWRAANYLTIGQIYLLDNPLLREPLRLEHVKPRLLGHWGTSPGLSFIYAHLNRAIRLRDANVIYICGPGHGGPAMVANTYLEGTYSEINPDIQLDEAGMKKLFRQFSFPGGIPSHAAPDVPGSIHEGGELGYALSHAYGAAFDNPGLIVACVVGDGEAETGPLATSWHSNKFLNPARDGAVLPILHLNGYKIANPTILARIPEEELRALFVGYGYEPLFVEGDDPAWMHERMAVVLDDALDSIKAIQQAARSGAATAQPRPKWPMIVLRSPKGWTGPKEVDGLKTEGFWRAHQVPLSGLAENPAHLKMLEDWLKSYRPEELFDAAGVLVPAIGATAPQGAMRMGANPHANGGLLRRSLELPGLDEHAVPLSRPGDVKAESTRVMGNFLRDVMALNQSSNNFRIVGPDETASNRLQDVFEVTERAWMEEILPEDVHLGREGRVLEILSEHTCQGWLEGYLLTGRHGLFSCYEAFTHIVDSMFNQHAKWLDACRKLPWRRPVASLNYLLSSHVWQQEHNGFSHQDPGFIDVALNKKADVVRVYLPADANSLLCVTDHVLRTWNRINVIVAGKAKSWQWLSIDDAKVHCSAGIGIWDWASTDRGTEPDVVMACAGDVPTLETLAAVQIMRDHIPELRIRVVNIVDLMTLQPKEHHSHGLSDREFDALFTRDKPVIFAYHGYPWTIHRLTYRRTNHDNIHVRGYNEEGTTTTPFDMTVLNGLDRYHLVLSVLDRIPEPAGAHIQLKQAMEGKLIEHHAYIREHGQDMPEILGWKWER